The genomic DNA TATCTCAACGTTCACTGTAAGTTGTTCTTGGGACGCGTTGTCCGAACTTGCTGAACGATATTGCACTTTAAGCTTCATCTTGTTCTTGTGCCACTCTTGTGCTCGTTCTCATTTTCATCCACCAGTTCCACCGAACGTGACAACGGCCAAGACGCTGCTCGGGGCGTACGAGGAATCGGACGTGGAGCTGGAGTGTGAGGTAGAGTCATTTCCACGCTCGGTCAACTACTGGACCAAGTTGGCGAAGGCGGGTCGGAACAGCCCGAGCGGCAGCTACAGCTCGTCCAGTGCGGAAAACTtcaaccatcaccatcaggAGGTGATGCTGAACGGGGACCGGTACGagattcgggagcaacatttTGGCAGCCTGTACGCGGCGAAGATGACGCTCCGGATCCGTAGCTTCTCCATGGCCGATGCTGGCAGCTACATGTGCATATCATCGAACGCCTTCGGCAAGGCCAACCGAACGATTCGGCTGTACGGTAGGTCGACGCTGCCACCTCGAACCCAACAGAGTCCCTGGCATAGTTCGTTTTGATCGATTGCTCCTTCCCACCTTTCGTCCAATTTGCAGAGATTAAAAGAcccacgacgacgaccaccacaACGACCACCACGACTACGActacgacgacaacgacgaccaccaccactacacaggcaccacccccaccaccgccaccgacgCCACCGCGCCGAAGAACTACAATAATGGGGCCAAGTAAGTACTTCCGAAGTTTCGCAACATGAAAGCCATGCCATGGGTTACACCTGTGTTCGCTACAAATGATGGATGTACCACCAACTAGGCGAAAGCGTCAAGCACTCGGGCAACTTTCAACAACTCCACTTTATCATAACGTGTGcttcattttaaaaatgtgcttTAAAATCATTGCCCTAAAATGCCCACTTGTATGCTAAATTGTTTCGTGGAAAAAGGTTTCCCCCGTCCCGAAATGCTATTCCAGCGTTCATCGGCTGGTTTCCGCCAAAAAAATGTCAGACCTTCCGATCAATATACAACCCCCCCTCTTCGGATACGGTTCCGTGCACTCCAAAATGACAAGAACACCTTCGTCGTGTAATGAtgccattttgtttcattctgCTGCTTCATTTTTCTCATTTACGTTCTACCTCTCGCCAGGGCCACCGTACGACACAACGCCCTACCCGCCGACCGGGTTCATCATCGAGTACATCACCTACTCGCCAGCCTTTGTCGAGTACGGGGCGAACGGTGAGACCTACATCAACTATCCGCAGCTGACGGCCTACTCGAAATCGTCCTCttcctcgtcctcgtcctcctcgtcggCGAACCCGCACGGATCATCGGCAGCTTCGTCGGCGGCCTCGTCTCCACCCTCCACGGTCACGCTGCTCGGGGGCCGGTGGACCGCCGGGACGCTGGGCGGAACGTTCCGTCCGCTGTCCGGGCTGGAGGATAGATTTATGAGCATTTTGATCGTGACAGCCCTGTCCTGTGTGTCCTTTTTTCGCTACTTTCAAATCTATCTTCCCTGGATTACactttttctgctgctgctactgatcGGTCGCAAGCCGAAGGAGAAAATCTCGTCCGATCTCGTCTTCCACCATGCGCCCAGCTGCGCCCTGTGAGGACACGGGACCGGGTGCCATCTGTCACCGGGCCCGGCTACAACGACGACCCAACAAGACAACAACCTGACGACACTGACACTGCTGACACTGGGCGTTCGTTGCGAAAGAGGTAACGAAGGTAATGTTGTTTTCTAATTTGCTAGGATTAATCAGGAAACAACGACCATCCTCCCCCGGTACCGGTCGGTTGGATATGCAATGCGAGACCGAAAGAGGAGGGTCCTTGTGACACGGCATAGAATAGATCAAATAAGCGCACCAACCAGCTGAAGGATGCGTGTAGCAAATGAAGCTAGATACAGAATAAGGGATCGAGAAGGACATTTTCCGACGGGCTAGCTACACGTCGGGTAGGGACGAAGTAAAAGAGTGAATAAATAGCACCCGGAGGCGCGTTTCCCACTAGAGCAACATAAAACGGGAAGCCGCCCGGGAGCACTGTTACGATGTACATATTAAGCAAATACTTCCAGTAATAAATTGCCAATAGCCAACAAGCAAAAAGAACCGTATCACCCTAGTTGACAGATGTGTCCGGCGACCGAGTGGAGCAGTTTAGGAGTAAGCGCCGCACATCAGAGTACTAATcaataaaagaagaagaagaacactGGACAACACTGGAAACAACCAAATTCACATACAAAAACAACGGTGTAAACAACACTTGCTGACATGCTGCTACTTGTCAAAGTTGAGAAACCAAGCTCGTCTCGTTCCGGGGAGTATAGCAATCGTTGCAGTAACGAAGGCAACGGGTACgaggaaacttttttttactctgACAGTTCCTAGCACCTTCGCTAGTTCGGTAGCCATTTTTCTCGCACTGATGAACGACAAACTTGCTGGGCAATAAATTAATCTCGCAAGCCCGGAAATGATACTACGGTGGTGGGTGCCCGTTCTTGGTAGTTGGTGCACAACTTCTCTCTTGGTAGTTTGGTGGAAGTGTTTTTACGAAAGAGTCTCGCTGCACATCgctctgagtgtgtgtgtgcacataaAATCAATAGCAATCGATACAAATATAAATGCACTATACTGGTGTTCGGTGCGCTGGCAGGCGCAGCCTCCCGTCGTTTTACAATGCCAAGGTAAGTGTGGAAAACTTTCACATCCGGTTCCTCAGCTCGGTCAAAGATCCGGACGAAATTTTGGGGCGATGGTGTACCGtatttggaaaagttttttaatttcaaaagtATTAAAGTGAGATAAATGCTTTCGGCTAGCTGCCGGGCGTTACTGCCGATACATTGAGGCCACATTCATCTAAATCAATTGTGCATCCGGTTGCGCACCGCTTGCTATGCATGCCCGAAACAATCTAGTAGCCGATGCCCAACAGCTTGTGTGAGTTTTGCCAGTTGGTTTGCAAACGATAAAGTTTACGATATGGGCACTATCGGGATGGGTAGTGCTAATGGTGCCACCAATGGTTTCGATTGGCCATCAAGTGATTGAACTAACTGTAACGAGAAAAGAAAGTTTATGAGTCGGAAATCCGGAAGGTTACCAAGAAATGCCTTCTTTAGTTGCACGCACTAAAGCTAATTAAAATCTGGTCGTCTGCTGATGACGTGCGATGATGATTAGTGTCTATCTTGGCAAGTGCATCAAAGActtccaccaaccaccagtCCAATCAATCTGCCATCTGCTTTCGTGTAGTGCCAGTGCATGAGCATGCACGGAATCCCGTCATCATGCAATTAAATATTCACAATCTGCTGATCAAATTTAGCATATTGAGTGCGTTTGACCTCCCCATTTGAATGTCGCGTGCAGAAACACCATTTTCCGCGAAGGAACTAATCACGATTcagtgcgagtgtgtgtgtgtgtgtgtgtttgtgattgaAACGTCCCACTGCTCCCAGCTACCAGCTCCTCCCACCTTGCCGGAAGTCGACGTAAGTCTTATTAATTCATTCTCTCGCGCCTTCTCGACAGATCGATCAAATTCGCTCGATCGCATTTGTGACCCACAAACAACGCCGCCGTCCGCGCCATCCGGTCGTGGTGTCGGCACACGGTCGCTCGGTTGGATTAACAATTGCGATGCTCATTCCGGCCAGTTGATTGATTACCCAATCAATGATTGTCACCATGGACCATGGATGGTAGCGAACGAACCTGAGGACGCGTGTCCAGGGGAAGTTTTCTTTCCCACGAATAAACCAAccattccgttccgtttgAACGCCTCCGCTCCACTCTGCTGCTATAATCCTGACTAGGCGATTAATCAAtcagcacaacacacacggcaGGCTAACCTCCAACATGGCCACCGACACAGTAAGGCTTCACTAATTCAATGCCATTTGCCATGTTTCTATCGTCTGGTCTGCCTTCTTCAACCTTTTCTGTGTTGAGTCCTTGCAGATGGTAACGATTGTTCCACttttacgcacacacacatacgcttaTGTCGCGTTCGAGTGACAAGAGGGAGAAAAATTGTATCCTGCAATACCTCGTCGAAACGCTTTTGGACGCATCGACTGAAGGATGCTTTTTTGTCCACTCCAAACCGAAGGATGCGCTTTTTTTCGCTCCATCCATCTCAAATATGTCCTCCTCAAAGGTAGTAAAGAGGAATGGATATTTTCTCTACTACGCTTCTACTTTCTCACGATGGGGGCACATCCACAAAGACTGGCTGACGCTATGTCACGGTTAATAGCATGCAAATTGAGAGCGCTTCGCTAATGAATATCAAGAGTCGTCGAATCATAGTTACCGACGGACCATGAACATCGGCACCCTCACGCTCACCAGTCACCATGACGACCCGTCTGccgcgtgctgctgctgctagacgTAGTAGTAGCAGCTTCATCGTTTGACCAAGCGACCGAGAGCTCGCGCGAAAAGacgtttgacagaaaattaTGCCATAAACATACCACTTTTTCTGTCCACCCCACTCTATATAGTGCTCTCCCCCACCACCGTTAAGGGATTGGGTGTTGAAACATCTTTTCATGAATAAATTGCTCAGCATTACTGAATTAGTTTGTCTAACGGTTACTGTCGTTTGCGCTCGTCCCTCTTTTTTTGCGTGCCCACTTGACGACGGTGCGCCATTGAGCAGGAGGTCTGCACATAAAATGGCCAtcgtttcgttttatttcGTGTACGCGCTTCGCCAAGACGAAAAGGACGCCCTCCTTAAGTACTTCCGGTGGGTTTGGTAAGATGCcaagggaaagaaaacaagcaGAAGGAGTGTATCGTTATTTATAAGCTATGcatttttgcttcgtttgaCATTTACATTTATGCGGCCACGAAGGACGCACCGTTCTGCACCAAGAGAGCCTTCGCAAGGGCATTGTGACGGATGGATGAAAATTCCGACCCAAACACCACAGTCCCGCAGactgtcgatggtgatggaaTGCGCAGCGTTCATCGAAGAAAATGTCACTCCGTCCTTGCCAGCTTCGAGCCGTGGTATGAAGTGTAAATTAAGTGCACGAATTCCCGAAGACATCTCTGCGTGTTCTTGGCGCCCCATCCAAGCTCAGCAATTTGgggaaaatgtaattaatgttTATCGAACGATATCCTTGCGCCGAACCGAACGTCTTACCACGCCGTCTTCATGATGGTGGGTACGAAATAGTTAGttcttggtttgtttttcaccaCGAACGGTGCTGCGGTGGTGCTGCCTGTTTATGTCAACTTGCGTATCCTTTGATGTAGTTGCCGGCCGGAGACGGTGCATCAATGTGCAATCTGCATCTCGCCGTTGACTGGCGCTCGTCTTCCTAATTTGTATGCTAAACAGAGAGCTGGCTGCGAAATCTGCAACATAATTAGCGAATAGTTGGATAAATTAAGCTGTGTATGCCGTCGAGCTTTAGTAGCAAGAGTACCGAGAGCTGAAGGATTCAGTTTGGgctatcggccaatatcgtacTTGTGGGACATTAAATCCTGCTTGCGCCTATGCATGTTGCATACAGTTGATTAATCGCTCAACGAGAATTTTAATCACAAtcggaaacaaacaaagcttTTTAATTTGTTCCCTTTGTTTACTGTCATGGCTGTTCTGTTCTTACCAACAAAAGGATCAAACAGTTAATGAGGTGATGTTTTGCCCTGGATCCGTTTTCCATCCATACGCACCGGAGAGGCGCCTTGCTACACCACTCGATCTCGTATTAAACTAATTACTTCCCGCCTTCACCAAGCCGTCCTTTAATTTGCTCAAAAGCCACATCCGCAGCAAATGTAATCTATTTGAAGCATTGTACCGCACTCACATCACTCCCATATACTTGCTTTCGTCGAAAAACCACATCCTCTTCTTATGGCGGATGTCGGTCTGTTGCACAGGGTTGGTCCGATGCGTCTGTCGTTATTTTAAAACCCTTTCACTCTTCGACGCCATCTTCGCCGGAAAGATAGACACGCAAAAAGGAGTCTTTTTCTCGGTAGACGGCTTGTGGTTCACGGGCGCTACATTATGCTTTCGGCAGAGAACGAGCCGTGATGAGGTGGAtcaaaacttcttcttcccgGAAGTCTGCTACCCGCTGGCGCACCAACCAAACGGATGTCGACATCCTTTTG from Anopheles stephensi strain Indian chromosome 2, UCI_ANSTEP_V1.0, whole genome shotgun sequence includes the following:
- the LOC118507616 gene encoding lachesin-like, with the protein product MYDGPVRPSRGRGHGAGTEPAMPPRRTGARQRTVPTGGLLLWLGLLTMFVKGNPETRSNEQELKPSFASPIENVTVPIGREATLSCIVQNLGAYKVGWMRASDQTVLALQGRVVTHNSRYSVTQEERDVWRLKIRNVRESDRGCYMCQINVTPLQKQVGCVDVQLPPDISDEQSSSDLTVREGGNATFYCRATGHPAPKVTWRRDDGNPLYLLRNGTEQRKVDQHVGIFLNLTHVSRKQMGAYLCIASNEVPPAVSKRVYLNVHFPPNVTTAKTLLGAYEESDVELECEVESFPRSVNYWTKLAKAGRNSPSGSYSSSSAENFNHHHQEVMLNGDRYEIREQHFGSLYAAKMTLRIRSFSMADAGSYMCISSNAFGKANRTIRLYEIKRPTTTTTTTTTTTTTTTTTTTTTTTQAPPPPPPPTPPRRRTTIMGPRPPYDTTPYPPTGFIIEYITYSPAFVEYGANGETYINYPQLTAYSKSSSSSSSSSSSANPHGSSAASSAASSPPSTVTLLGGRWTAGTLGGTFRPLSGLEDRFMSILIVTALSCVSFFRYFQIYLPWITLFLLLLLIGRKPKEKISSDLVFHHAPSCAL